From a single Stigmatopora argus isolate UIUO_Sarg chromosome 4, RoL_Sarg_1.0, whole genome shotgun sequence genomic region:
- the kcns2 gene encoding delayed-rectifier potassium channel regulatory subunit KCNS2: MTGQVLREPDGRVSAEDSAAIHINVGGFKKRLYTDTLSRFPETRLARLLHCQSRESILELCDDYDDAEKEFYFDRNPALFPYVMNFYNTGRLHLMAELCIFSFSQEIEYWGINEFFLDSCCSGAYHGRKMDQDREDWEDRSDEDSSSSSFDELLEFYNDATKFDKQPLGSLRRRVWLMLDNPGFSVASRVISVLSIVVVLGSIATMCMNSMSEFSLMGAEGQLTEDPRFEIVEHFGISWFTLELLARFAVAPDLVHFFKHALNLIDLVSILPFYLTLLVNLVVESSPALANLGRVAQVLRLMRIFRILKLARHSTGLRSLGATLRNSYKEVGLLLLYLAVGVSFFSVMAYTVEKEDSEDLSTIPACWWWATVSMTTVGYGDVVPLTIAGKLTASACILAGILVVVLPITLIFNKFSLFYKRQKQLEIAMKSCDFDDGIKEVPSLNLRNFYAHKVKSLMASLSNMSRSSPSEHSLNESIH, encoded by the coding sequence ATGACAGGTCAGGTCCTGAGGGAACCTGACGGCAGGGTTTCCGCGGAGGACAGCGCCGCAATCCATATCAACGTGGGTGGCTTTAAGAAGCGTCTCTACACGGACACGCTGTCTAGGTTTCCGGAGACACGGCTGGCACGTCTTCTCCACTGCCAGTCCAGAGAGTCCATATTGGAGCTGTGTGATGACTATGACGATGCAGAGAAAGAGTTTTACTTTGACAGGAACCCTGCACTATTCCCCTACGTGATGAATTTTTACAACACAGGACGGTTACACCTTATGGCTGAGTTGTGcatcttctccttcagccaggAGATCGAATACTGGGGCATTAATGAGTTCTTCCTCGACTCCTGTTGCAGCGGCGCGTACCACGGTAGGAAAATGGACCAAGACCGAGAGGATTGGGAGGACAGAAGCGACGAAGATAGCAGCAGCTCGTCGTTTGATGAGCTTTTGGAGTTTTACAACGACGCCACAAAAtttgacaaacaaccattggGGAGTCTCCGCAGGCGTGTTTGGTTGATGCTGGACAATCCAGGATTTTCGGTGGCTAGCCGGGTCATCAGCGTCCTTTCGATTGTGGTGGTGCTTGGCTCCATTGCCACTATGTGCATGAATAGCATGAGCGAGTTCAGTCTCATGGGCGCTGAGGGCCAGCTCACGGAGGACCCCCGCTTTGAGATCGTGGAACACTTTGGTATCTCTTGGTTCACGTTGGAGCTCCTTGCCAGGTTTGCAGTGGCCCCAGACCTTGTGCACTTCTTCAAACACGCTTTGAACTTGATTGACCTGGTGTCTATACTTCCCTTCTATCTGACGCTCCTTGTTAACCTAGTGGTAGAGAGCAGCCCGGCGCTCGCCAACCTGGGTCGTGTTGCTCAAGTGTTGAGGCTTATGAGGATTTTTCGGATCCTGAAGCTGGCCCGCCACTCGACTGGGCTGCGCTCTCTGGGGGCCACCTTGAGGAACAGCTACAAAGAAGTGGGCCTTCTGCTACTATATCTTGCAGTCGGGGTGTCTTTCTTCTCCGTCATGGCCTACACTGTCGAGAAAGAAGACAGCGAGGACTTGTCCACCATTCCGGCGTGCTGGTGGTGGGCCACGGTCAGCATGACCACTGTGGGCTACGGGGACGTGGTGCCCTTGACTATAGCGGGCAAGCTGACAGCGTCGGCCTGCATCCTGGCGGGGATCTTAGTAGTAGTGCTTCCGATCActcttatttttaataaattctCCCTGTTTTACAAGAGACAAAAACAGCTAGAGATCGCAATGAAAAGTTGTGATTTCGATGACGGTATCAAAGAGGTGCCCTCTTTGAACCTGAGGAATTTCTATGCGCACAAAGTCAAATCTCTAATGGCCAGCCTGTCAAACATGAGCCGGAGTTCACCCAGTGAGCACAGTCTGAATGAGTCAATACACTGA